In a single window of the Gossypium hirsutum isolate 1008001.06 chromosome A13, Gossypium_hirsutum_v2.1, whole genome shotgun sequence genome:
- the LOC107894518 gene encoding abrin-b-like yields the protein MRSTSLESNDDTCEIALAPTSYITGRNGLCVDVYQESYRNGNKIILSKCGQNKASQLWELRMYDNTIRSGGKCLTTTGYNSGSYVMIHDCETAIPDATKWEIQSDGAIRNPKSELVLTASEDSWGVINLVVDKNIYASKQTWYASNITKPPVTTIVGYQGLCLLAFQSSVWLEFCVSYNIEQQWAIYPDGTIRPPKNQDGCLKYANAGEDVVRVGTCDGGAEERWRFQSDGTILHVMTRKVMDVKDATAILPEITVNNYNRRNTQIWFQV from the coding sequence ATGAGATCTACCAGCTTGGAAAGCAACGATGACACTTGTGAAATAGCGTTAGCACCTACCTCGTATATTACTGGACGAAATGGTCTGTGTGTTGATGTATACCAGGAAAGCTATCGTAATGGAAACAAAATAATCTTATCGAAATGTGGACAGAATAAGGCCAGTCAACTGTGGGAGTTAAGAATGTATGATAACACAATCCGATCCGGCGGAAAATGCTTAACCACTACTGGATACAACTCCGGAAGCTATGTGATGATCCATGATTGTGAGACGGCTATCCCTGATGCCACCAAATGGGAAATTCAAAGCGATGGAGCCATAAGAAATCCCAAATCTGAGCTTGTTTTGACAGCAAGCGAAGATAGTTGGGGTGTGATTAATCTGGTtgttgataaaaatatttatgcttCTAAACAAACTTGGTATGCCAGCAATATCACGAAGCCACCAGTGACCACCATTGTTGGTTACCAAGGTCTTTGCTTGCTAGCATTTCAAAGTTCGGTGTGGCTGGAGTTTTGTGTAAGTTACAATATTGAACAACAGTGGGCAATATATCCAGATGGTACCATCAGGCCCCCAAAGAACCAAGATGGGTGTCTCAAATATGCAAATGCAGGAGAGGACGTAGTCCGCGTGGGAACATGCGATGGAGGGGCTGAGGAAAGGTGGCGATTTCAGAGTGATGGCACAATTTTGCACGTAATGACCAGAAAAGTTATGGATGTGAAAGATGCCACTGCCATCCTTCCTGAGATTACAGTCAATAATTACAACAGACGAAATACCCAAATTTGGTTTCAAGTGTAA
- the LOC107894517 gene encoding ricin-like, whose protein sequence is MKLWIVLLAVICTSWLSIVEKRPRFTTIQNENKPIGIFREVRFTTQGANRRSYQIFMNELYDALTERADNGGVIPVLPSPLPEPDDHRQYVLVELSNEYQYSVKLALNVSDEYILGYHPGDSDTSYFFDGVAEDVRNALFPDSTVRRDLPYTGMYGSLENFAGVNDRRDIPLGIGELHQHINYMNIITQPDSSTLAKALLVCIQIVSEAVRLRNLQHKILEVADPDADGNYGVYYPDLLMTQYEGAWGKISEAVQSTTNGIFTRPVSLKKSDREFFDLKSVKEVIFIVGIISKDCNERGNV, encoded by the coding sequence ATGAAGTTGTGGATTGTACTACTGGCAGTAATATGTACCAGTTGGTTATCCATAGTTGAGAAACGGCCCCGCTTCACTACCATACAAAATGAAAACAAGCCTATTGGTATTTTTAGGGAGGTGAGATTCACCACCCAAGGTGCCAATAGAAGATCCTATCAGATATTTATGAATGAACTGTATGATGCCTTGACAGAGCGTGCAGATAACGGCGGAGTTATACCAGTATTGCCATCTCCGTTGCCGGAGCCTGATGATCACCGACAATATGTTCTGGTGGAACTATCGAATGAGTACCAATATTCCGTCAAATTAGCTTTGAATGTCAGCGATGAGTATATCTTGGGTTATCATCCAGGTGATAGTGATACTTCCTACTTTTTTGATGGAGTTGCGGAGGATGTACGTAATGCTTTGTTCCCAGACAGCACTGTAAGAAGAGATCTTCCATATACTGGCATGTATGGGTCACTTGAAAATTTTGCAGGAGTGAATGACAGAAGAGATATTCCTTTGGGAATCGGCGAACTACATcaacatataaattatatgaatattataaCCCAACCTGATAGCAGCACCCTCGCAAAAGCCCTTCTAGTTTGTATCCAAATTGTTTCAGAAGCTGTGCGATTGAGAAACCTCCAGCATAAAATACTTGAAGTTGCAGATCCTGATGCAGATGGAAATTATGGAGTGTATTATCCAGATCTACTAATGACTCAGTATGAAGGTGCCTGGGGAAAGATCTCCGAAGCCGTCCAATCTACAACAAATGGAATCTTTACAAGACcagtttctttaaaaaaaagtgatCGTGAATTTTTCGATTTGAAAAGCGTAAAAGAAGTGATTTTCATAGTTGGAATAATATCAAAAGACTGCAATGAAAGAGGAAATGTGTAG